From a single Planococcus shenhongbingii genomic region:
- a CDS encoding ABC1 kinase family protein, with the protein MVYAVLLLEILLITVFIYFVSGRLMGAQVNFIKRVLSVALGVSLTTFVYWYSYLRYTDYLSESVLNTATDVSTIVWIGSILLISMLLYLLFELFDPIELGAKGERITGRKFIFRRLQHRWRRQKRLRQVVEIAIRNGISRALKYARHRENDRELAIAFRDTLEQSGGIFIKFGQVLSTRTELFPPVFVEELGTLQQNVKPLSSIQVQTILQNSLSDELDEVFSHFEMEPIAAASIGQVHKAILKKGNHHVVVKLLRPEIKRIMRDDLNILVEFAEWVSSRSTWAENLGFRELAIGFAAGLREEINFNIETRNMIQISNALENSPYQVKIPHVYTEYSNDSLIVMEYAEGKSIARGNAVFQQFGINQKDFARTVLFSFFEQMLDSGIFHADPHPGNIFIDERDGSPILLDFGAVGRLAAPQQEGLSLFIIGVEQGDASVIYDAVTLLVEDSQHIDRHRFEQAIGQILLKISFVNRIPTTELIHSLFDLVRDFGLSFYPSVGTALRSLITLDGTLHTIDPSFDMFTEAKVFAQKYKTAFLKKPFTEPKAVKERLESELSLLIPEMLKLPKRLDRLVERVESGKIILHHDVFSDRKNANFITQLFSRFILLMTGITFGLVSSALLAIAQFIQAAYAVYLNTAAYTGLFLCVILLVRLSVQAIRDMKRSNDI; encoded by the coding sequence TTGGTTTATGCAGTCCTGCTTTTAGAAATACTGCTTATCACTGTTTTTATTTACTTTGTCAGCGGACGGCTGATGGGGGCACAGGTCAATTTTATAAAACGCGTTTTATCGGTAGCCCTCGGGGTATCGCTGACAACGTTTGTTTACTGGTATTCTTATTTGCGTTATACCGATTACTTATCGGAAAGTGTCCTTAACACCGCCACTGACGTCAGCACGATTGTATGGATTGGCAGCATCCTGCTTATTTCCATGCTGTTGTATCTGTTATTTGAACTGTTTGATCCCATTGAACTTGGCGCAAAAGGGGAACGCATTACCGGAAGAAAGTTTATTTTCAGGCGCCTCCAGCATCGCTGGCGCCGGCAAAAAAGGCTACGCCAAGTCGTGGAAATTGCCATCCGCAACGGCATTTCCAGAGCCCTTAAATACGCAAGGCACCGGGAAAATGACCGGGAGTTGGCGATTGCGTTCCGTGATACGCTGGAACAAAGCGGCGGCATCTTCATCAAATTCGGCCAAGTGCTGTCCACCCGCACCGAATTGTTTCCGCCTGTGTTTGTCGAAGAGCTTGGAACCCTTCAACAAAACGTCAAACCGCTGTCGAGCATCCAAGTGCAGACCATCCTCCAGAATTCACTGTCTGATGAACTGGATGAAGTTTTTTCGCATTTTGAAATGGAACCAATTGCCGCAGCATCTATCGGCCAAGTCCATAAAGCCATCTTGAAAAAAGGCAACCACCATGTCGTCGTGAAATTACTGCGGCCGGAAATCAAACGGATCATGCGGGACGACCTCAATATTCTGGTCGAATTTGCAGAATGGGTGTCCAGCCGGTCTACATGGGCTGAAAATCTTGGTTTCAGGGAACTGGCCATCGGATTTGCTGCAGGGCTCCGCGAAGAAATCAATTTCAATATCGAAACCCGCAACATGATCCAAATCTCGAATGCACTTGAAAATAGCCCTTATCAAGTTAAAATTCCACACGTTTACACAGAATACAGCAACGATAGCCTAATTGTTATGGAGTATGCGGAAGGCAAAAGCATTGCACGAGGAAATGCTGTGTTTCAACAATTTGGCATCAATCAGAAGGATTTTGCGCGGACAGTATTGTTTTCTTTTTTCGAACAGATGCTGGATTCGGGTATTTTCCATGCAGATCCACATCCCGGCAATATCTTTATCGATGAACGGGACGGGTCGCCGATTTTGCTCGATTTCGGTGCCGTTGGCCGCTTAGCTGCTCCTCAGCAGGAAGGGCTTAGCCTGTTCATTATCGGCGTAGAGCAAGGGGACGCCAGTGTCATATATGACGCGGTCACTTTGCTGGTCGAAGATTCTCAGCACATTGACCGACACAGATTTGAACAAGCCATTGGGCAGATTTTATTAAAAATTTCGTTTGTCAACCGGATTCCTACTACTGAACTTATCCATTCGCTGTTCGACTTAGTGCGGGATTTCGGTCTGTCGTTTTATCCGTCTGTCGGAACCGCTTTGCGTTCCTTGATTACGTTGGATGGCACATTGCATACCATCGACCCGTCGTTTGATATGTTTACGGAAGCCAAAGTCTTTGCACAAAAGTATAAGACCGCTTTCCTGAAAAAACCTTTTACAGAACCGAAAGCCGTCAAAGAACGGCTGGAAAGCGAACTTTCTTTGCTGATCCCGGAAATGCTCAAATTGCCGAAACGGCTGGACCGTCTTGTGGAACGAGTGGAAAGCGGAAAAATCATTTTGCATCACGATGTTTTTTCAGACCGGAAAAATGCCAATTTTATCACGCAATTATTTTCCCGCTTTATTTTATTGATGACAGGGATCACGTTCGGCCTTGTGTCATCCGCGTTGCTTGCCATTGCCCAGTTTATCCAGGCGGCATATGCTGTCTACCTGAACACAGCCGCCTATACCGGGTTATTCTTATGTGTCATCCTACTGGTCCGGTTATCCGTGCAGGCAATACGGGATATGAAGCGAAGCAACGATATTTGA
- a CDS encoding GNAT family N-acetyltransferase: MEKVYETPRMHLRTLSQDDLSAAMRFWGNSEVMEESGGATALEALPRVLEGYKRCHLERRLSVYGIIEKASGNMIGAAGFNINDAQNTAELLCHLEKDSWGKGYATEAVQACIELAKRHSEVETIYASAAPGNERSLKLLQKVGFQFIDKRWFDDTQQEEPYFELTVK; the protein is encoded by the coding sequence TTGGAAAAAGTATATGAAACACCACGAATGCATTTAAGAACATTGTCTCAAGACGATTTAAGCGCTGCAATGCGCTTCTGGGGCAATTCGGAAGTTATGGAAGAGTCAGGAGGAGCGACTGCACTGGAAGCTCTCCCACGCGTCCTGGAAGGCTATAAACGCTGTCACTTGGAAAGAAGGCTCTCCGTGTACGGCATTATTGAGAAAGCATCCGGAAATATGATTGGCGCTGCTGGCTTTAATATCAATGATGCCCAAAACACTGCGGAATTGCTGTGCCATCTTGAAAAAGACAGCTGGGGCAAAGGATATGCCACTGAAGCGGTCCAAGCCTGCATCGAATTGGCAAAAAGACATTCCGAAGTTGAAACAATTTACGCTTCTGCTGCTCCCGGCAATGAACGCTCGTTAAAACTGCTGCAGAAAGTGGGATTTCAGTTTATTGACAAGAGATGGTTTGATGATACCCAGCAAGAAGAGCCGTATTTCGAACTGACGGTGAAATGA